A single genomic interval of Orcinus orca chromosome 19, mOrcOrc1.1, whole genome shotgun sequence harbors:
- the ADORA2B gene encoding adenosine receptor A2b isoform X2: MPLELTQAALYVVLELALAALAVAGNVLVCAAVGASSALQTPTNYFLVSLAAADVAVGLFAIPFAVTISLGFCTDFHSCLFLACFVLVVTQSSIFSLLAVAVDRYRSLVTGARARGVIAVLWVLALGIGLTPFLGWNSKDRAANCTEPWDGTTNASCCLVKCLFENVVPMSYMVYFNFFGCVLPPLLIMLVIYVKIFLVACRQLRRMELVGHSRTVLQREVHAAKSLAMIVGIFALCWLPVHAINCASLFQPAWAKEKPKWAMNTAILLSHANSVVNPIVYAYRNRDFRYTFHKIISRYVLCRTDIRKSGDGQAGAQPALQVGL, from the exons ATGCCGCTGGAGCTGACACAGGCCGCGCTGTACGTGGTGCTGGAGCTGGCGCTGGCCGCGCTGGCGGTGGCCGGCAATGTGCTGGTGTGCGCGGCGGTGGGCGCCTCGAGCGCGCTGCAGACGCCCACCAACTACTTCCTGGTGTCCCTGGCGGCGGCCGACGTGGCCGTGGGGCTCTTCGCCATCCCCTTCGCCGTCACTATCAGCCTGGGCTTCTGCACCGACTTCCACAGCTGCCTCTTCCTCGCCTGCTTCGTGCTGGTGGTCACGCAGAGCTCCATCTTCAGCCTCCTGGCCGTGGCCGTCGACAG GTATAGGAGTCTGGTCACTGGGGCCCGAGCAAGAGGGGTCATTGCTGTCCTCTGGGTCCTCGCCTTGGGCATCGGCCTGACCCCGTTCCTGGGGTGGAACAGTAAAGACCGTGCCGCCAACTGCACGGAGCCCTGGGACGGAACCACAAATGCAAGCTGCTGCCTTGTGAAGTGTCTTTTTGAGAACGTGGTCCCCATGAGCTACATGGTGTACTTCAATTTCTTTGGGTGCGTCCTGCCCCCGCTGCTCATAATGCTGGTCATCTACGTCAAGATTTTCCTGGTGGCCTGCAGGCAGCTCCGGCGCATGGAGCTCGTGGGCCACTCGAGGACTGTCCTCCAGCGGGAGGTCCACGCGGCCAAGTCCCTGGCCATGATTGTTGGGATCTTTGCTCTGTGCTGGCTGCCGGTACACGCCATCAACTGTGCCTCGCTCTTTCAGCCAGCCTGGGCCAAGGAGAAGCCCAAGTGGGCCATGAACACGGCCATCCTCCTGTCGCACGCCAACTCGGTCGTCAATCCCATTGTCTACGCCTACCGGAACCGAGACTTCCGCTACACTTTCCACAAAATCATCTCCAGGTATGTTCTCTGCCGGACAGACATCCGCAAGAGTGGGGATGGGCAGGCAGGGGCGCAGCCTGCTCTCCAGGTGGGCCTGTGA
- the ADORA2B gene encoding adenosine receptor A2b isoform X1, producing MPLELTQAALYVVLELALAALAVAGNVLVCAAVGASSALQTPTNYFLVSLAAADVAVGLFAIPFAVTISLGFCTDFHSCLFLACFVLVVTQSSIFSLLAVAVDRYLAVRVPLRYRSLVTGARARGVIAVLWVLALGIGLTPFLGWNSKDRAANCTEPWDGTTNASCCLVKCLFENVVPMSYMVYFNFFGCVLPPLLIMLVIYVKIFLVACRQLRRMELVGHSRTVLQREVHAAKSLAMIVGIFALCWLPVHAINCASLFQPAWAKEKPKWAMNTAILLSHANSVVNPIVYAYRNRDFRYTFHKIISRYVLCRTDIRKSGDGQAGAQPALQVGL from the exons ATGCCGCTGGAGCTGACACAGGCCGCGCTGTACGTGGTGCTGGAGCTGGCGCTGGCCGCGCTGGCGGTGGCCGGCAATGTGCTGGTGTGCGCGGCGGTGGGCGCCTCGAGCGCGCTGCAGACGCCCACCAACTACTTCCTGGTGTCCCTGGCGGCGGCCGACGTGGCCGTGGGGCTCTTCGCCATCCCCTTCGCCGTCACTATCAGCCTGGGCTTCTGCACCGACTTCCACAGCTGCCTCTTCCTCGCCTGCTTCGTGCTGGTGGTCACGCAGAGCTCCATCTTCAGCCTCCTGGCCGTGGCCGTCGACAGGTACCTGGCCGTGCGCGTCCCGCTCAG GTATAGGAGTCTGGTCACTGGGGCCCGAGCAAGAGGGGTCATTGCTGTCCTCTGGGTCCTCGCCTTGGGCATCGGCCTGACCCCGTTCCTGGGGTGGAACAGTAAAGACCGTGCCGCCAACTGCACGGAGCCCTGGGACGGAACCACAAATGCAAGCTGCTGCCTTGTGAAGTGTCTTTTTGAGAACGTGGTCCCCATGAGCTACATGGTGTACTTCAATTTCTTTGGGTGCGTCCTGCCCCCGCTGCTCATAATGCTGGTCATCTACGTCAAGATTTTCCTGGTGGCCTGCAGGCAGCTCCGGCGCATGGAGCTCGTGGGCCACTCGAGGACTGTCCTCCAGCGGGAGGTCCACGCGGCCAAGTCCCTGGCCATGATTGTTGGGATCTTTGCTCTGTGCTGGCTGCCGGTACACGCCATCAACTGTGCCTCGCTCTTTCAGCCAGCCTGGGCCAAGGAGAAGCCCAAGTGGGCCATGAACACGGCCATCCTCCTGTCGCACGCCAACTCGGTCGTCAATCCCATTGTCTACGCCTACCGGAACCGAGACTTCCGCTACACTTTCCACAAAATCATCTCCAGGTATGTTCTCTGCCGGACAGACATCCGCAAGAGTGGGGATGGGCAGGCAGGGGCGCAGCCTGCTCTCCAGGTGGGCCTGTGA